Sequence from the Dehalococcoidales bacterium genome:
CGCTCGGTCGTAGAATATGGGCACGGGGGACTGGGCGGCGAACTGAGTGCCGAACGTGTCGACCGCTAACGCGAACGCCGGTCCCTTGCCCATGGGATACTCTTTGACACACCATGAGTCGTAGTCGATGTCCATGTAGTACACCGGGCAGCCCTGGGCGTTGATGGCGGCGATGGTGGAGTTCCAGGTGAACGACGAGGTGAACCCGATGACCATCTGGTCCCTGGACTCCTTTATCCTCCGGTCCCTCTCTCCAAGCATGGCGACCTGCGCACCGGCCAAAGCGGCTATCAGGCCTTGCGAGCAGGACGAGCACGTAATGGCCATGTCCGCTCCACTAATCTTGGCCACCTTCTCTTCCAATTTCCTGTTGTACTCCCCGTTGGACAAGTGCCCGTTGAGCAGCACTTCCTTGATGGCACCTGAAGCAGCTTCTGCGGAAGCCTCACTCATAGCTGGATTTGCGAACGGTATCCTGAACTCGTTCATACCCTTCCCTCCTTCTTCCACCACTTCACGAAGTTGACGTAACCGTAGACCTTGGCATCTTTCGCGTTCTTGCAGGCCTGCTTGCGCAGCCTGCCCTTATGCTTAATCCTGTGTACCTGGCAGTATACCATGTTCATTCCTCGTGCATGTGCGTGAAGTCTATTCCACTTATCGTGCAATAGTTAGTTGGGTGAAAAGGCATCTCCCCTTCAGGCACTCCCCGTATCCTGACCTGGGTTTTCCCCTCAGGCGAAAGCTCTGCGATGACCGATTGCCCATCCTGCATAGTGACGGGGCCATGCATCCAATAATCTCCAGGCCTGAGGTTTACGGTACCGCCTGGACCCACGTATGCCAATGCTTCTCCTATGCCTGGGTCCTGTGGTCCGATTTCCATCGTTCTCGCCAACTCCACTTTTTTCCCACAGCGAGGGCAATATGTAATCTCTAGCGTTCCATATTCCCCGTCGCTCATATCGAGAAGTATCTTACCATCTCTCTCGAACACCATATGAGTACGGCCATAGTTTCCAGTTATTCTTCCGCTTTCCAACTCACCCATACCTTCACAGCATGTCTTTATTTTCAATCCACCACTCTCCTCTTGATGTAGTTGACGCATTTGGGTATATTATCGACCATCCTGATAGATATGCCGGAGATGCATATGCACTTGTTCAACCAATTGTTCTCACAGTCCTGTGCATCACAATCCCTGACGCCTACGGCAGAGTACATAAAATTGGGGGATAGATGCACAACAGGCAGCTCCATGCCCTTGACATGTGTAGCATCGTCATTCTCATAGTTCTCGTTCATGTGGGCACCACTTCCCTCTTCATCTCTCTCTTTATCCTGTGTCCGTCCGCATACCTAATCTCCCACGGCTCTAACTTGTCATCCGGTCCGAAGACGCTCTTTAAGGCCAGGACCGCCCCCTCGGGAACATGGGCACCGGGTAGGAGTATGGACTTGGAGCCGACGAAGGCATGAGGACCGATAGATATGTCCTCTGTTCTGATGCATCGCTCCTTATCCCTGCAAAAATCGGACATGTTGCCCCACGCCGTATCGGACGAGGTGAGCACCAAGACGTCATAGCCTAGCACAGAATAAGCGCCCATGGTCAATGAGCCTCTTCCCGCTACTATACAACGCGCATTGATGTGCGAGCCGATAGCCATTTTTAAAAGCGGGGTGAATATATATGCTCCGGTGCCGATGAACGATTGCTCGTGCCCCTCTATCTTGGTCCGAGGGGAGATGGTCACGCCGTCGTATATCTTGGTCATTTCATCCCTCAATCCTTTGGATATTCCTCCACAATGACAATCAGCATGATTTTGGAGCCTTCGGGGATTCCGGCGAACCACTCGTAGTCCCCCCTCTTGAGGTCGCGTCCATCGCGCAGAAAATGGCCATAGGGTTGATTGTCCTGAAGCTTACCCCTGAATATTCGGGCTCGTGAGCATTCGCTGCACCCATCTATGTAATCCACACTCATCTCCTCCTCCGTCAATCCAATTCCTCCTTCAGAACTTCAATGACTCTCTTTGATGCGCCGGGCTTGCACATGAAATCCGCAATGGGCTCACGGTGCTTGTTCCTGACCCCGACCTGATGATAAGGCACATTGAAGTATGCTGCCTCATAAAACATGCAACTCGAATTGCCAATGATGCTTTTCGCACCCTTCAAGTATCCTAAGAACTCAGGTCTCGGCATATTCTTGAATAGGTTTGCGTTATTCGCATATTCTTCCACGAGGTCCGAGTTCTCATCCCCATTGGGTGCAATCCACACCACATTCTCTTCATAACCTATCATTGAGACTAGCTTGTCCAACTCAGCTTTTACTTCCTTCCTTGAAAGCATGGAAGGCGGATTATAAAGCACGAGAACATAATCTCTAAACCGTGACTGAGGCATAGACTCCATGTTATCAAAATGGGTCGCGCCTACCAGCTCGATGCGCTTCTTCCATCCAATGCGCTGAGCCCACTTCTGGCTATCGGTCGTGCGCACGAACTGGTTGTAGTCGGCACAGAACAGATAGGTCGCATAGTTGGATATGACAAACCTATCGGCATCGTCATACGCACCGCCTGCAACGTCTCCTGCGAACAACTGTGCCACTGAAAAATCGTTATGATAGGCGGCATAG
This genomic interval carries:
- a CDS encoding UDP-N-acetylglucosamine 2-epimerase yields the protein MKLLTYFFTRSEYGPLQPFIKVAEEMGVDVWAMDYTDVNGRKWYAEDMHCLEPDVVLCPFDRPEMVEVAYAAYHNDFSVAQLFAGDVAGGAYDDADRFVISNYATYLFCADYNQFVRTTDSQKWAQRIGWKKRIELVGATHFDNMESMPQSRFRDYVLVLYNPPSMLSRKEVKAELDKLVSMIGYEENVVWIAPNGDENSDLVEEYANNANLFKNMPRPEFLGYLKGAKSIIGNSSCMFYEAAYFNVPYHQVGVRNKHREPIADFMCKPGASKRVIEVLKEELD